The genomic region CAATAGATGCAATATCGCTGAGAATTTCTAACCAGGTAGGTATGGTCAATTCTAGGGTTGTGTCTCCAGCAGCAATATATCTAAGTAGTTCTTCTTTTTTCAATAAGTTTTGCAAACTGGGGATAATTTGATCTAAAATTCCCTCCAATTCTAAATTTATCTGTCGGTTTACTTCACTCACATATTGAACCAGATGTAAACTAGCACTAGTAATAATTTCATCTCTTAATCGTAAAATAAAAACTTGGTGATTTGTACTGCTAGACAAATATTGACTTCTTTCCCCGGACCAATCAAATACTTGTCCTGTATCATGCTTTTCATCCTGTTTGGCTAGGGGAAATATATTTTCCGGTATTATGGGTTTATCTTGGTTCTCTATTTCCTCAATAATTGCCTCCTTCCATTGATTTGGTTTTGATGCCAACAACAGTCTATAAAATAGGTCTGCTGCTTCTGCTCCAAACTTATCTTCTATCAATTCTTCCAGTTCGGGATTGAGCGCTAATTTTTCTGATCCCAATTCTGACTCCAGATTGATGGTATTAGTTAATTTGACCAATAAATCTATTACAGCTTGTCTAATACAATCTCTGGCAAATTTTTCCATATCTTTAATAGTTTGGGCAAAAACAGGATAGAAATCATCACTTTTGGTGGGTAATGTATTATTAACCTTGCTTCCACGATCTGCGCGATCGAATAGTTTTCCCGCTGCACCTTTAGATTCTACCAAGGCAATTCTACCACCTTGCAATTTATTAAATAATAAAGTCCACTGATTCCAATTGAGAATTTGATAAGTTAATTCATCTTTGATAATACTACTCACTACTAAACCACGTCTATCTTTTAGAGGTTCCTTACCCAAATCTCTACGAAAATTGCGGTAGATTTTATCCAAACTCTCAATGGCCAATCGCAAATCAACTAGGGCTTGACTATCAGCAGCAGGTACGCCTTGGGCATGAATTTCAGACACAATATCTTTCAATTGTTCCTGTTGTTGACGAATAAGATCCGCCGATCTACGAGTATCTTCATATAACTGTTTTAAACCATGGGTATTCACATGATTTTGAATCAATTCCCTTAACTTGCTCACACCTCCATCCCGAGCAAAATAATCCAATTGTCTACCCAAAATACTGCGGGAATCCTGGGTTAATAATTTCTGGCTTAACCTTCCCCACTTTTCTTGTAATTTTTTCGGTCGTTCCAGATAATCGGGATAATCTATATTTGCTAAAAATTCATCCGAACCAGCTTTCACCTTAGTTGAACGTTTAGATAATTCCGCTAACCCCAACAATGGCGATAATAGAACAATTCTTTCATCTTCACTGGTAAAAGCTCTCCCACTATCAATAATAGTTTCCAAAATTTTTAAATTTTCTAAAACTACTTCAGTTTCTAAAGCTTTACCATGGTACTCCTCAGCAATTAGACTGTCTAAAATTCTTTCCCCCCCTTCATTCTCTAAAGGTAATTGATCGAAACGTCCTACCCCTACCAAAATTAAATCCTTTAAATCTTGACCCGGACGTTGTTGCTGCATCATCGTAAATATCTTATTGGCGCGATCGCTCCCTGGGG from Cylindrospermopsis curvispora GIHE-G1 harbors:
- a CDS encoding dynamin family protein, with amino-acid sequence MELDKLTRFKDYGEFILRKIDSVPLHLSEQEDWIPSRLDECLLQLRGAAEKTVEMANSPVKIGVMGEFSSGKSLLLGSLIGYADALPVSENPTTGNVTAIHIQPQENFSTTQVTSYGVEYLSHEGVNECLHFMLSEANRRAVAAGLPPLQVGKIKTGKDISSWCEEAWQSSNNLELRYLLRELILFLRSYQAYGESLCDKIYTIDAKTAKNGLQLVELPMAIQTLRFEDLPPAQIRLPKAPQILPSQLLQNSFPLIRRVDIQVKISREIWDLTGAEEFVLLDFPGLGAANSGARDTFLSLRELSQVQTILVLLNGKSPGSDRANKIFTMMQQQRPGQDLKDLILVGVGRFDQLPLENEGGERILDSLIAEEYHGKALETEVVLENLKILETIIDSGRAFTSEDERIVLLSPLLGLAELSKRSTKVKAGSDEFLANIDYPDYLERPKKLQEKWGRLSQKLLTQDSRSILGRQLDYFARDGGVSKLRELIQNHVNTHGLKQLYEDTRRSADLIRQQQEQLKDIVSEIHAQGVPAADSQALVDLRLAIESLDKIYRNFRRDLGKEPLKDRRGLVVSSIIKDELTYQILNWNQWTLLFNKLQGGRIALVESKGAAGKLFDRADRGSKVNNTLPTKSDDFYPVFAQTIKDMEKFARDCIRQAVIDLLVKLTNTINLESELGSEKLALNPELEELIEDKFGAEAADLFYRLLLASKPNQWKEAIIEEIENQDKPIIPENIFPLAKQDEKHDTGQVFDWSGERSQYLSSSTNHQVFILRLRDEIITSASLHLVQYVSEVNRQINLELEGILDQIIPSLQNLLKKEELLRYIAAGDTTLELTIPTWLEILSDIASIDQQRIYEYT